The Methanocalculus natronophilus genome includes a window with the following:
- a CDS encoding nicotianamine synthase family protein yields the protein MNNVEQTFALKHTIRSFPRIGRLTKSIESFLSRWPGIGHLYAARLYSSVVDSEIGLADLREGSRILHVGCGALPYTALHLAEKGFSVTAIDSDQSALLAAERYVRHHSPDADVTFECLNGANCDPSDYDAVWVSLNVGPKEAVVLHLLGHMRNGAKLIYRNPRSDSRLASLYSRIIPEQFGYDGPFHAIPIDRVKEAVCIERSCACDYCVDHPGSLCSCEECLVLDDHHLETPVRVVKAPSHPVISPLGLRPGKEVTIHCRHPFGGPLVVEVEGRRIALAREFAREIYVEE from the coding sequence ATGAATAATGTTGAACAGACCTTTGCTCTGAAGCACACGATCAGATCATTTCCCCGGATTGGCAGACTGACAAAGAGCATTGAGTCCTTCTTAAGCAGGTGGCCGGGTATTGGGCATCTCTATGCAGCGCGGCTCTACAGCAGTGTCGTTGATTCCGAGATTGGGCTTGCCGATCTCAGGGAAGGATCACGTATCCTCCATGTCGGGTGCGGTGCACTCCCCTATACCGCACTTCATCTTGCAGAGAAGGGCTTCTCAGTCACCGCAATTGACAGCGATCAGTCTGCCCTTCTTGCTGCAGAGCGCTATGTCAGGCACCACTCTCCGGATGCGGATGTCACGTTTGAGTGCCTGAATGGAGCGAACTGCGATCCCTCTGATTATGATGCAGTCTGGGTCTCCCTCAATGTCGGCCCGAAAGAGGCTGTTGTTCTTCACCTCCTTGGGCATATGCGGAATGGAGCAAAACTCATCTATCGGAACCCGCGAAGTGATAGCAGACTCGCATCTCTTTACTCCCGGATTATACCGGAGCAGTTCGGCTATGACGGCCCCTTCCATGCTATACCAATAGACCGGGTGAAGGAGGCTGTCTGCATCGAGAGGAGCTGCGCATGTGATTACTGTGTGGATCATCCCGGGTCCCTCTGCTCATGTGAGGAATGCCTTGTCCTTGACGATCATCACCTTGAAACGCCGGTCAGGGTGGTCAAAGCGCCCAGCCACCCTGTTATCTCGCCTCTTGGCCTCCGTCCGGGTAAAGAGGTAACCATCCACTGCCGCCATCCCTTTGGCGGCCCCCTTGTGGTTGAGGTCGAAGGACGGCGGATCGCTCTTGCCCGTGAGTTCGCACGCGAAATCTATGTTGAAGAATGA
- a CDS encoding SAM-dependent methyltransferase, producing MKQSGSVDQQYAYSPYSHIPQRGGDSQRYRSLVARITIALEKIASRSVAVSELYSHPYRDVVAKEITLAGIRSGEHVLNIGCGSVPFTAIHLARQAGVKVTALDCDPAAVRCARDCISRLHLQDSINIVLADAALDIPTGFDAAIVALQANPKEEILKKLRETGGDTSRYVFRSPSPSFKNRYDALPESVRFDAWIDQNMKTFNKSLLYMGSNRRQNT from the coding sequence ATGAAGCAGTCCGGGTCAGTCGATCAGCAGTATGCATATTCACCGTACTCCCATATACCGCAGCGTGGGGGAGACAGCCAGAGATACCGATCACTTGTGGCACGGATAACAATTGCACTTGAGAAGATCGCAAGCAGGAGTGTGGCAGTCTCCGAGCTGTACTCCCACCCCTACCGCGATGTTGTCGCAAAAGAGATCACACTTGCAGGTATCAGAAGCGGCGAGCATGTGCTGAATATCGGGTGTGGTTCCGTTCCATTCACAGCGATTCATCTTGCGAGGCAGGCGGGTGTGAAGGTGACAGCTCTTGACTGTGATCCGGCTGCAGTGAGATGTGCACGGGACTGTATCAGCCGGCTGCATCTCCAGGATAGCATCAACATTGTCCTCGCCGATGCGGCACTGGATATTCCAACGGGATTTGACGCCGCAATTGTCGCACTCCAGGCAAATCCCAAGGAGGAGATACTCAAAAAACTCCGGGAGACCGGGGGCGATACATCCCGGTATGTCTTCAGGAGTCCGAGTCCTTCCTTCAAAAACAGGTATGACGCCCTTCCGGAGAGCGTCCGGTTTGATGCCTGGATAGATCAGAATATGAAGACTTTCAATAAATCTCTCCTCTACATGGGGAGCAACAGGAGGCAGAACACATGA
- a CDS encoding PPC domain-containing DNA-binding protein translates to MQYSEGRVGRVFFIRFDEGEDLIETARSFIRDQQISHGVLSFLGALHSAGLVTGPEDAVIPPVPHHETIDGGWECLGTATIYPGEDGPSLHLHATVGRGRDTLTGCLRTDCRVYLVVEAVIWEVLGIEGIRRHDPAIGAALPFPGGMKGEE, encoded by the coding sequence ATGCAGTATTCGGAAGGCAGAGTCGGCCGGGTCTTCTTCATCAGGTTTGATGAAGGCGAGGATCTCATCGAAACAGCCCGCTCATTCATACGGGATCAGCAGATCAGCCATGGGGTACTCTCATTCCTTGGTGCACTCCACTCCGCAGGACTTGTCACGGGCCCTGAAGACGCAGTCATCCCTCCGGTACCTCACCATGAAACAATTGATGGCGGGTGGGAGTGCCTTGGCACCGCCACCATCTACCCCGGTGAGGATGGCCCGTCCCTTCATCTCCATGCCACTGTCGGCCGGGGCCGTGACACGCTCACCGGATGCCTCAGGACAGACTGCAGGGTATATCTTGTTGTTGAGGCGGTCATCTGGGAGGTGCTGGGTATTGAGGGGATCAGGAGGCATGATCCGGCAATTGGTGCAGCTCTCCCCTTCCCTGGTGGTATGAAAGGGGAGGAATGA
- a CDS encoding beta-ribofuranosylaminobenzene 5'-phosphate synthase has translation MDLKDSIHPLGPTEIAMRMREIEMYTGSLSPFQKVLLGTDGSVTHLLSLATESNVGVKTRLQEVLSADREVSRLLAIREGDSVNHRIVDLGEGKGGRPLIYAISYTPIDRLASGMKTDMMKADIPIGIILKKHKIESRREILTIDSYPADEHLADVFGILPGEPLFARRYRIIHKDEPLMVITEIFPSGTFADTKRVIVDAPSRIHLGLIDLNGSLGRVDGGIGITLDRPHILVEARAADRVSVHGGDEESRQRAAEAADAVMNAFGLTGGAGIILHTLLPRHAGLGSGTQIALAAAKAVAELFGREATPLELARITGRGGTSGIGTAAFDAGGFIIDGGHRFGSDQEKTDFRPSSASRGVTPAPVTIRHPFPEDWGILLVTPDTVPGASEKAEVDIFSEYCPVPRAEVQEICHLVMMQMLPALVEGDMHEFGRVVNRLQEIGFKRHEVELQPDNVRNLPTLLCEAGAYGAGLSSFGPTVFAIIRKGDTRVAEAARRALAGIGGTVEEVSARNCGAVVRRG, from the coding sequence ATGGATTTAAAAGATTCGATCCATCCGCTTGGCCCAACCGAGATCGCCATGCGTATGAGAGAGATCGAGATGTATACCGGGAGTTTGTCACCATTTCAGAAGGTGCTCCTTGGAACGGACGGCTCAGTCACCCATCTTCTGTCGCTTGCAACCGAGTCGAATGTGGGGGTGAAGACCCGGCTCCAGGAGGTACTCAGTGCAGATCGTGAGGTATCACGCCTGCTAGCAATTCGCGAGGGTGATTCCGTCAATCACCGGATTGTTGATCTCGGTGAAGGGAAAGGAGGACGGCCACTCATCTATGCCATCTCCTATACCCCGATAGACCGGCTTGCATCAGGGATGAAAACTGATATGATGAAAGCCGATATTCCTATCGGAATAATTCTCAAAAAACACAAAATTGAGTCGCGCCGGGAGATCCTGACTATCGATTCGTATCCGGCAGACGAGCATCTTGCGGATGTCTTTGGCATTCTCCCCGGAGAGCCGCTCTTTGCACGGCGGTACCGGATCATCCATAAAGACGAGCCCCTGATGGTGATCACCGAGATCTTTCCATCCGGTACTTTTGCTGATACGAAAAGAGTCATCGTGGATGCCCCATCCCGCATACACCTTGGGTTGATCGACCTCAACGGGAGCCTGGGACGCGTTGACGGGGGGATCGGGATCACGCTTGACCGGCCGCATATCCTTGTTGAGGCGCGGGCAGCTGACCGGGTATCTGTGCATGGTGGCGATGAAGAGAGCAGGCAGCGTGCAGCAGAGGCAGCAGATGCTGTGATGAATGCCTTTGGACTTACCGGCGGTGCCGGAATCATCCTGCATACCCTCCTCCCACGGCATGCAGGTCTTGGCAGCGGAACACAGATTGCACTGGCAGCAGCAAAGGCCGTGGCAGAACTCTTCGGGAGAGAGGCAACACCACTGGAACTTGCCAGGATCACCGGCCGTGGGGGGACATCCGGGATCGGAACGGCTGCTTTTGATGCGGGAGGGTTCATCATTGACGGAGGCCACCGGTTTGGATCTGATCAGGAGAAGACAGATTTCAGGCCTTCCTCTGCCTCACGCGGGGTGACGCCTGCACCGGTCACGATCCGTCATCCCTTCCCGGAAGACTGGGGGATCCTGCTTGTTACGCCGGATACGGTACCCGGTGCCTCAGAGAAGGCCGAGGTGGATATCTTCTCGGAATACTGCCCGGTACCGCGTGCAGAGGTGCAGGAGATCTGCCATCTCGTGATGATGCAGATGCTCCCGGCTCTTGTCGAAGGCGATATGCATGAATTCGGACGCGTGGTGAACCGGCTCCAGGAGATCGGGTTCAAGCGGCACGAAGTGGAGCTTCAGCCGGATAACGTCCGGAACCTCCCCACCCTGCTCTGTGAGGCTGGTGCATACGGGGCCGGGCTCTCCTCGTTTGGCCCGACGGTCTTTGCAATCATCCGGAAAGGCGATACCAGGGTCGCTGAAGCTGCACGAAGGGCGCTTGCGGGTATAGGCGGCACGGTTGAGGAGGTATCGGCAAGGAACTGCGGGGCAGTTGTGAGGAGGGGATAA
- a CDS encoding glycerophosphodiester phosphodiesterase — MIIIGHRGARALCPENTIAALLEGSRYADYVEIDVRISRDSVPVVIHDPTLDRTTNGTGFVRDYTLTELKRLDAGEGEPIPTLAEVLALDTGGCGLVIELKEGGYEEQVAAMVREAGLSRLLIASFDADCLRRIAPLLPDVGIGYIFRSPGADPVWVAEAIPASYILPQFMDVTEERMDSAGNADLKVIAWTLNSEEEFEKASKIGVYGVVTDDPHSARAFFGSFRSAGDAEEAPSDS; from the coding sequence ATGATCATCATCGGCCACCGGGGAGCCCGTGCTCTCTGCCCTGAGAATACCATTGCCGCACTCCTCGAGGGGAGCAGGTATGCAGATTATGTCGAGATAGATGTACGGATCAGCCGGGATTCCGTGCCGGTTGTGATCCACGATCCGACGCTGGACCGGACAACCAATGGAACCGGCTTTGTCCGGGATTATACCCTTACTGAGCTGAAGAGGCTCGATGCAGGGGAGGGAGAGCCGATACCAACACTCGCCGAGGTGCTTGCCCTTGATACCGGCGGATGCGGGCTTGTAATCGAGCTGAAGGAGGGGGGCTACGAGGAGCAGGTTGCGGCGATGGTTCGGGAGGCGGGGCTTTCCAGGTTGCTTATCGCCTCCTTTGATGCCGACTGCCTCCGCCGGATCGCTCCCCTCCTCCCGGATGTAGGGATTGGGTATATCTTCCGCTCTCCCGGTGCTGATCCGGTATGGGTGGCGGAAGCTATCCCGGCATCATATATCCTTCCGCAGTTTATGGACGTAACAGAGGAGCGTATGGATTCCGCAGGGAACGCTGATCTCAAAGTGATTGCATGGACACTCAATTCGGAAGAGGAGTTCGAAAAAGCCTCCAAAATCGGAGTGTACGGAGTTGTAACCGATGATCCGCATTCGGCACGGGCATTCTTTGGCTCTTTCAGGAGTGCAGGAGATGCAGAAGAGGCACCATCTGATTCATAG
- a CDS encoding rhodanese-like domain-containing protein has product MRTAILSAAAVLLMLLAVSGCASQGESMESSPAQALQTISAGDAILLISLDPTLTIIDVRTAGEYAAGHIPGAVNIDISSSFTEGLGKLDRDGTYLIYCAAGGKSSSALRIMEEEGFMNVYNIRRGISAWEMAGGAIVR; this is encoded by the coding sequence ATGCGAACAGCGATCCTTTCGGCAGCGGCAGTTCTTCTCATGCTGCTTGCCGTATCCGGATGCGCCAGCCAGGGTGAATCCATGGAGAGCTCTCCGGCTCAAGCGCTCCAGACAATTTCAGCAGGAGATGCGATTCTGCTGATCAGCCTTGATCCAACCCTTACCATTATTGATGTACGGACAGCTGGCGAGTATGCTGCCGGGCATATCCCCGGTGCAGTGAATATCGATATCTCCTCATCATTTACTGAAGGATTGGGGAAGCTCGATCGAGATGGAACGTACCTCATCTACTGTGCAGCTGGAGGAAAGAGCAGTTCTGCACTCCGGATTATGGAAGAGGAGGGGTTTATGAACGTCTATAATATCAGGAGAGGGATCTCCGCCTGGGAGATGGCAGGGGGAGCCATTGTCAGGTGA
- a CDS encoding tetratricopeptide repeat protein: MIKRGEIALNTGKYEEVLHIYTEILKKRPDHAGFWMKHAATLTCLKRDQEALESFDRSIQIHPLDAAAWIGRGVLLHEMGRSGEAAASIAKAEEIDQHHPALRTARERLRKPKDSPDSAPKTDPDLRNSKREYLLWCDSLKQARRFDEALRAADEGRKRWPWDLNFQNVMGAALVELKRPAEALPLLEQNLSIDPESGYTWHFHGRALMDSHQYVKALESFDAALSHNPENANTWFYRSIVLHTLGLVEEAETSMKEAARLDPVNIGLTASRYLAVFSDLLRRT, encoded by the coding sequence ATGATCAAACGGGGAGAAATAGCTCTTAATACGGGAAAATATGAAGAGGTACTTCATATTTATACTGAAATCCTGAAGAAGAGACCGGATCATGCAGGTTTCTGGATGAAGCATGCAGCCACTCTTACCTGTCTCAAGCGTGATCAGGAGGCTCTGGAGTCATTTGACCGCTCAATTCAGATTCATCCGCTTGATGCGGCTGCCTGGATTGGCCGTGGTGTACTCCTCCATGAGATGGGCAGGAGCGGGGAAGCAGCCGCCTCGATTGCAAAGGCAGAGGAGATTGATCAACATCATCCTGCACTTCGAACTGCACGGGAAAGGCTGAGGAAACCAAAGGATTCTCCTGATTCTGCACCAAAAACCGATCCGGATCTACGGAACTCAAAAAGAGAATATCTTCTCTGGTGTGATTCCCTGAAACAAGCCCGGCGGTTCGATGAGGCGCTCAGGGCGGCAGATGAGGGGCGGAAGAGATGGCCGTGGGATCTGAATTTCCAGAATGTCATGGGTGCGGCGCTGGTGGAATTGAAACGACCTGCTGAAGCCCTCCCTCTTCTTGAGCAAAATCTCTCAATAGATCCGGAGAGTGGATATACCTGGCACTTTCATGGACGGGCATTGATGGATTCTCACCAGTATGTTAAAGCGCTTGAATCCTTTGACGCCGCCCTGTCTCATAATCCGGAGAATGCAAATACGTGGTTCTATCGAAGTATTGTGCTTCACACGCTTGGATTGGTGGAGGAGGCAGAAACATCAATGAAAGAGGCGGCAAGGCTTGATCCGGTTAACATCGGATTGACCGCCTCACGGTATCTGGCTGTCTTCTCAGATCTGCTCAGAAGAACATGA
- a CDS encoding cache domain-containing protein, translating into MKYWIVGLFLVLLLACAGCVAEEEPVPDDFVSVDSVCPSGEGQYATMTISSLESYMQDAVSYAADAGKEEALAVFGDPDGAFSYGGWYVYAYDDDCILLAHPYETRSVGLNRSDWRDSRGLPVIRIGRDVALAGGGFITYLYPRPSEAGIDEAAYETYEPKLGYVLPAGEGWWIGSGVALTDLSPHEPHPPVVSGMIALVEDGALYALSEGDEAALTEISDLNGRFVNEQGHYLYAYRYDGTLIGHPHLAAKIGMDLSGRECIYGMTVIQSLAEAAGEGGGFVVFIWPNPDEGNREELKIGYVLPVNDEWWLGSGVYLSEVTGEYTPVGGP; encoded by the coding sequence ATGAAATACTGGATTGTTGGTCTCTTCCTGGTGCTGCTGCTTGCCTGTGCCGGGTGTGTTGCTGAAGAGGAGCCGGTACCGGATGATTTTGTCTCTGTTGATTCTGTTTGTCCATCCGGGGAGGGGCAGTATGCGACCATGACGATTTCGTCACTTGAGTCATATATGCAGGATGCCGTATCATATGCGGCAGATGCCGGAAAAGAAGAGGCTCTGGCTGTATTTGGTGATCCTGATGGTGCGTTTTCCTATGGCGGCTGGTATGTTTATGCCTATGATGATGACTGCATCCTGCTTGCCCATCCCTATGAAACCCGGAGTGTCGGGCTTAACCGATCCGACTGGAGAGACAGCCGGGGCCTGCCGGTGATCCGGATAGGCCGGGACGTTGCCCTTGCAGGCGGGGGATTCATCACCTATCTCTATCCGCGCCCCTCAGAGGCCGGGATCGATGAGGCGGCATATGAAACCTATGAGCCGAAGCTTGGGTATGTCCTCCCGGCAGGCGAGGGCTGGTGGATCGGATCCGGTGTTGCCCTCACTGACCTCAGTCCTCATGAGCCGCACCCCCCGGTTGTCTCCGGGATGATTGCGCTGGTTGAGGACGGGGCCCTCTATGCTCTATCAGAGGGGGATGAGGCGGCCCTTACTGAGATATCGGATCTCAACGGGAGGTTTGTGAATGAACAGGGCCATTATCTCTATGCCTACCGGTATGACGGGACACTGATCGGGCATCCGCACCTGGCTGCAAAAATCGGGATGGATCTCAGCGGCAGGGAATGCATCTATGGCATGACGGTGATCCAGTCTCTCGCAGAGGCAGCAGGGGAGGGCGGCGGTTTTGTTGTCTTTATCTGGCCAAACCCTGATGAAGGGAACCGCGAGGAGCTGAAAATAGGCTATGTCCTCCCGGTGAATGATGAGTGGTGGCTTGGGTCGGGTGTATACCTGAGCGAGGTGACGGGAGAGTATACGCCGGTTGGCGGGCCCTGA
- the htpX gene encoding zinc metalloprotease HtpX: protein MKWKRDFGLTTRVMITWFLLLLVYLVFLTVLGAVLGLSLQLLIGIAFVMAFSQYYFSDKLVLMSTGARVVEEDEYPELHRMVERLCATADMPKPRVAIMQSPVPNAFATGRSPKKGVVAVTDSIMRLLTKDELEAVVAHELAHIKNRDVMTLTIASFLAMVAALIIQNALFASLFDRREGNPWIIAWIVAILVWVAATLLIRMLSRYREFAADRGSAYITNNPQALSNALMKISSRMEAVPPAKKQEVEGANAFFIIPALSGQSLMELFSTHPPLEKRIENLEKVNQEIRGGW from the coding sequence ATGAAATGGAAGCGCGACTTTGGCCTCACGACGAGGGTTATGATAACGTGGTTTTTACTGCTCCTTGTCTACCTCGTCTTCCTCACGGTACTGGGTGCTGTACTGGGGCTGTCACTCCAGCTTCTGATAGGAATTGCTTTTGTGATGGCATTCAGCCAGTATTATTTCTCAGATAAGCTTGTGCTGATGAGTACTGGTGCACGGGTTGTTGAGGAAGATGAGTATCCCGAGCTGCACCGGATGGTTGAGCGGCTCTGTGCCACTGCTGATATGCCAAAGCCTCGTGTGGCAATTATGCAGTCTCCGGTTCCAAATGCATTTGCAACCGGCAGAAGTCCTAAAAAGGGCGTTGTGGCTGTGACCGACTCGATCATGCGGCTTCTGACAAAGGATGAGCTTGAGGCTGTTGTTGCCCATGAGCTTGCCCATATCAAGAACCGTGATGTGATGACGCTGACGATTGCAAGTTTCCTTGCGATGGTTGCGGCACTGATCATCCAGAACGCACTCTTTGCCTCGCTTTTTGACAGGCGGGAAGGCAATCCCTGGATCATTGCCTGGATTGTTGCGATCCTGGTCTGGGTTGCGGCAACCCTGCTCATCCGGATGCTCTCAAGGTACCGCGAGTTTGCAGCAGATCGGGGCTCTGCATATATCACCAATAATCCGCAGGCTCTCTCCAATGCCCTTATGAAGATCAGCAGCAGAATGGAGGCTGTTCCACCGGCGAAGAAACAGGAGGTTGAAGGTGCAAATGCGTTCTTCATCATCCCTGCGCTCTCCGGCCAGTCCCTGATGGAGCTCTTCTCAACCCACCCCCCGCTTGAGAAGCGGATCGAAAACCTGGAAAAGGTGAACCAGGAGATTCGGGGAGGATGGTAA
- a CDS encoding sulfide-dependent adenosine diphosphate thiazole synthase translates to MKLDEVTISRAIVETHARIFSEYLDLDIAIVGGGPSGLTCAALAAEDGLRVGIIEKKLSVGGGMWGGGMTFPRIVVQEEARRLLDRFAISYEEYRLGYYVASSVESVAKLTAAACDAGAEFFNLTSVEDVVIKEDGRVSGLVISGTPVEMSRLHVDPLTLAAKVTIDATGHDAVVAHCVRKKGGDLVIQGESFMWAERAETNIISHTREIFPGLIACGMAANAVAGEARMGPVFGGMLLSGERAAELAREQLGWM, encoded by the coding sequence ATGAAACTCGATGAAGTGACAATCAGCAGGGCAATTGTCGAGACACACGCACGAATCTTCTCAGAATATCTCGATCTTGACATTGCCATTGTCGGTGGAGGACCATCAGGACTGACATGCGCAGCACTTGCAGCAGAAGATGGACTGCGTGTTGGGATCATCGAGAAGAAACTGTCTGTCGGCGGAGGGATGTGGGGAGGAGGGATGACCTTCCCGCGTATCGTCGTCCAGGAAGAGGCCCGCCGTCTCCTTGACAGATTTGCCATATCCTACGAGGAATACCGTTTAGGATACTACGTCGCCAGCTCAGTTGAATCAGTTGCAAAACTGACTGCTGCTGCCTGTGACGCAGGAGCAGAATTTTTCAACCTTACTTCAGTCGAAGATGTCGTAATCAAGGAAGATGGCAGGGTCAGCGGCCTTGTCATCTCGGGAACACCAGTTGAGATGAGCAGGCTCCATGTCGACCCCCTGACGCTTGCAGCAAAAGTAACCATCGATGCAACCGGCCACGATGCAGTCGTTGCCCATTGTGTCAGGAAGAAGGGAGGAGACCTGGTAATCCAGGGCGAGAGCTTCATGTGGGCTGAACGTGCAGAGACAAATATCATCAGCCACACCCGCGAGATATTCCCAGGACTCATCGCCTGTGGAATGGCAGCAAATGCGGTCGCCGGAGAGGCCCGGATGGGCCCGGTATTCGGAGGGATGCTCCTCTCGGGCGAACGGGCAGCAGAACTTGCCAGGGAACAGCTTGGATGGATGTGA
- a CDS encoding putative phosphothreonine lyase domain-containg protein — protein sequence MESPDQDNAEALADIAFGIFTIYFGKVMEEADTPVFQLLQSEPQLVEACRKTFARFQDEYPPLADALLSTVGGCDEICCLYQLGEGILPSETHRMHWIIQDAPGVDPESVNAEDAGKWLIFLPRDTADDIWISVRDETWAGNLGISAKVSTVKENPESRDERLVIYVYTSDWQDVDEVMRVRERLRDFGITDRIGYKRNIETFAGEYSSAGKRVTYYNA from the coding sequence ATGGAATCTCCGGACCAGGACAATGCAGAGGCGCTTGCCGATATCGCCTTTGGGATCTTCACCATCTATTTTGGAAAGGTAATGGAAGAGGCAGACACGCCGGTCTTCCAGCTGCTCCAATCAGAACCCCAGCTTGTAGAGGCCTGCAGGAAGACGTTTGCGCGTTTTCAGGACGAATATCCGCCTCTGGCAGATGCACTCCTCTCGACAGTCGGCGGGTGTGATGAGATCTGCTGCCTCTACCAGCTTGGTGAGGGCATACTCCCATCGGAGACACACAGAATGCACTGGATCATCCAGGACGCACCCGGAGTCGATCCCGAGTCTGTCAATGCAGAAGATGCAGGCAAATGGCTGATATTTCTCCCGCGAGATACGGCAGATGATATCTGGATATCAGTCAGGGATGAAACCTGGGCAGGAAATCTTGGAATCTCTGCGAAAGTAAGCACAGTCAAGGAAAATCCCGAATCAAGAGACGAGCGGCTTGTCATCTATGTCTATACCAGCGACTGGCAGGATGTTGATGAGGTGATGCGTGTCCGTGAGCGCCTCAGGGATTTTGGGATCACTGATCGTATCGGATATAAACGAAATATCGAAACCTTCGCAGGGGAGTACAGCTCCGCTGGAAAAAGAGTCACATATTACAACGCATAA
- a CDS encoding 50S ribosomal protein L40e, giving the protein MARFPEAEARLLNVKVCMKCNARNAIRAKTCRKCGSNQLRTKNKERKA; this is encoded by the coding sequence ATGGCACGGTTTCCAGAAGCTGAAGCACGACTTCTCAATGTCAAGGTCTGCATGAAATGCAATGCCCGTAACGCAATCCGCGCAAAAACCTGCCGGAAATGTGGTTCAAACCAGCTCAGAACAAAGAACAAGGAACGGAAGGCATAG
- the rdgB gene encoding RdgB/HAM1 family non-canonical purine NTP pyrophosphatase, with translation MTGNPHKVDEVASFFSGIAQIEQVDCEIPELRHDDVRSVARAKAETAWNLLRRPLIVDDTGFFVPALNGFPGTCAAYCMKTIGNGGILKLLEGEADRSAYFETAIAYASPEGIEVFTGRIDGIITGAPRGLGGFGYDPIFLFDTRTLAELPLSEKSAVSHRGKALALFRDWFVSRGD, from the coding sequence GTGACAGGCAATCCTCACAAGGTTGATGAAGTCGCCTCATTCTTCTCAGGTATCGCGCAGATCGAGCAGGTTGATTGTGAGATCCCCGAACTCAGGCATGATGATGTCAGATCCGTTGCCCGTGCAAAAGCTGAAACTGCATGGAACCTGTTGCGGCGGCCTTTAATTGTGGATGATACCGGTTTCTTTGTTCCTGCGCTCAACGGGTTTCCCGGCACCTGTGCGGCATACTGTATGAAGACGATTGGGAACGGCGGTATCCTGAAGCTTCTTGAAGGGGAGGCAGATCGATCTGCGTACTTTGAGACTGCGATTGCCTATGCTTCTCCCGAGGGGATTGAAGTCTTCACTGGCAGGATTGACGGGATTATTACCGGCGCGCCGCGAGGTTTGGGAGGATTTGGGTACGACCCAATCTTCTTATTTGATACACGAACACTCGCCGAATTGCCGCTTTCAGAAAAAAGCGCCGTATCGCACAGGGGAAAAGCCCTTGCTCTCTTCCGCGACTGGTTCGTCTCCCGTGGCGACTGA